A stretch of the Corylus avellana chromosome ca6, CavTom2PMs-1.0 genome encodes the following:
- the LOC132185402 gene encoding glycine-rich cell wall structural protein 1.0-like, with amino-acid sequence MLRWRLLRDRKNFPEFPRSRLEEGGAGSLGGGGKDAVGGMARGGGGDATGGVRDACGGEPPSGGGSEDKTGGGDLAKGQMVGVMLVAMAVVKLMVVGGEGGSEVGGGVNTGGGEAGGDGGGAAGAGGGGD; translated from the exons ATGCTGAGGTGGCGGCTTCTG AGAGATCGTAAAAATTTCCCAGAATTTCCCAGATCTAGATTGGAGGAAGGCGGTGCTGGATCATTGGGTGGAGGAGGTAAAGATGCAGTTGGTGGAATGGCTCGAGGGGGAGGTGGGGATGCCACCGGAGGTGTAAGGGATGCTTGCGGAGGAGAGCCTCCTAGTGGTGGTGGCAGCGAAGATAAAACTGGAGGGGGTGATCTGGCAAAGGGGCAGATGGTGGGGGTCATGCTGGTAGCGATGGCGGTGGTGAAGTTGATGGTGGTTGGCGGAGAAGGTGGCAGTGAGGTTGGAGGTGGTGTTAATACCGGTGGGGGTGAAGCTGGCGGGGATGGAGGAGGAGCAGCAGGGGCTGGCGGTGGAGGAGACTGA
- the LOC132184751 gene encoding bystin-like, with translation MAKKRSRHQNPQPFLADDDASVASKKRSKAPKQHQAEEKLISSGMSSKILKEALAQQREIQDEAEGRNPNDSDSVFAQGFTEAEEAHEDIDEFAGFSETQSQFGAYDEIDEEDERVLEAFLRKDAGPQCTLADIIVAKIKQKDAKAASEMRPLPKLDNSIIDLYKGVGKLLRSYTAGKMPKAFKHIPSMQLWEDILYLTEPENWSPNALYQSTRIFASNLGAKKAERFYKLVLLPRVREDIRKNQRLHFALYQALKKSLYKPAAFFKGILFPLCESRTCNLREAVIIGSIIQKVSIPPLHSSVALLKLAEMEYGGTTSYFIKLLLEKKYALPHRVLDATVAHFMRFLEDTRIMPVIWHQSLLAFVQRYKNDLRKEDKDNLRNLLEMQKHKLVTPEIRRELNNSRNRGEKEDDLMSISSPVSVINKTIEEDRFDIPEVPMEED, from the exons ATGGCGAAGAAGAGGAGCAGGCATCAGAATCCGCAGCCTTTCCTCGCAGACGACGATGCCTCCGTGGCCTCGAAGAAGAGGTCGAAAGCGCCCAAGCAGCACCAGGCGGAGGAGAAGCTGATATCGTCCGGCATGAGCTCCAAGATCCTGAAAGAAGCCTTGGCTCAACAGAGAGAGATTCAGGACGAGGCAGAGGGACGAAACCCTAACGACAGCGACTCGGTTTTCGCTCAAGGATTCACTGAGGCCGAGGAAGCACACGAGGACATCGATGAGTTTGCTGGATTCTCTGAAACTCAGAGCCAATTTGGCGCTTATGAT GAGATTGATGAAGAGGATGAGAGAGTATTGGAGGCATTCTTAAGAAAGGATGCGGGTCCCCAGTGTACTCTTGCCGATATCATTGTTGCAAAAATTAAACAGAAAGATGCAAAGGCTGCTTCAG aAATGCGACCATTGCCTAAATTGGATAACTCCATCATCGATTTATACAAGGG GGTTGGCAAGCTTCTTCGTAGTTACACAGCAGGCAAAATGCCCAAAGCATTCAAGCACATCCCTTCAATGCAACTTTGGGAGGATATCCTATATCTGACTGAGCCTGAGAACTGGTCACCAAATGCTCTGTATCAATCCACAAGAATTTTTGCTTCCAATTTGGGTGCAAAGAAGGCAGAACGCTTCTACAAACTAGTTTTGCTCCCACGAGTGAGAGAAGATATTCGGAAGAATCAGCGGCTTCATTTCGCTTTATATCAAGCTTTGAAGAAGTCGCTCTACAAACCTGCTGCATTCTTCAAAGGAATATTGTTCCCTCTATGTGAG TCAAGGACCTGCAATCTTAGGGAAGCTGTCATAATTGGGAGCATTATACAGAAGGTCTCCATTCCTCCCCTTCATTCAAG TGTTGCATTATTGAAGCTTGCAGAGATGGAATATGGTGGTACAACAAG CTATTTTATAAAGCTTCTTTTGGAGAAGAAGTATGCTTTGCCACATCGTGTACTTGATGCTACCGTTGCTCATTTTATGAGATTCCTCGAAGATACCAGGATAATGCCTGTAATATGGCACCAATCATTACTTGCATTTGTGCAAAG GTACAAAAATGACCTGCGGAAGGAGGATAAAGATAACCTTAGAAATCTACTTGAAATGCAAAAGCACAAACTA GTTACTCCTGAAATCCGCCGGGAGCTAAATAATAGCCGCAACCGTGGTGAAAAGGAGGATGATCTTATGTCAATAT CCTCTCCTGTTTCTGTGATCAATAAAACTATTGAAGAAGACAGGTTTGATATTCCAGAGGTTCCGATGGAGGAGGATTGA
- the LOC132184158 gene encoding zinc finger protein VAR3, chloroplastic, with amino-acid sequence MSKFLQFLRSPTPISPLLFPKPFSPKPLRFLRYSSSAAVDTLTADAAETLCAAHPWPEWVSFVDRLKSKGYFVESAPEANHEGDAESTYNDMNLVKDACFSFARDRYDVFKSLSTEDIQTVVEGGCPNLLRKAVNSAKRLRAYVRLDEGDVCSTCSLRGSCDRAYVILKENDAAARTVDIVRILLFYALDPLLISGGEKPPGRDMIESSARKLFSELIALSETSPDPVLPKPAVKGPKRKEDHIKFVDDKLSQDVEMKRGDWMCPKCNFMNFARNVRCRKCNEDGHKGVGAGDVEMKKGDWTCPECNFMNFSRNIRCLKCKAEGPKRVSVDEAEMKKGDWTCPQCGFMNFASNRKCLRCPELRPKRELRPGDWECLSCGFLNYSRNMECLKCNGERPKETVASEYKDQLWEQPRY; translated from the exons ATGTCGAAATTCTTACAGTTCCTCCGTTCACCGACACCAATCTCCCCGCTTCTCTTCCCCAAACCCTTCTCTCCTAAACCCCTACGGTTCCTCCGCTACAGTTCTTCCGCTGCGGTCGATACGCTCACCGCCGACGCCGCAGAAACCCTATGCGCCGCGCACCCGTGGCCCGAATGGGTGAGCTTCGTCGACCGCTTGAAGAGCAAGGGTTACTTTGTCGAATCCGCGCCCGAGGCCAACCATGAGGGTGATGCGGAGAGCACTTACAATGACATGAACCTCGTCAAGGACGCTTGCTTCAGCTTCGCGCGTGACCGCTACGATGTCTTCAA ATCATTGTCTACTGAGGATATTCAAACAGTTGTTGAGGGCGGATGTCCTAATCTTTTACGGAAAGCTGTTAATTCAGCAAAACGGTTGAGAGCCTATGTGCGATTGGATGAAGGCGAT GTTTGTAGTACTTGCTCTCTGCGGGGATCCTGTGATAGAGCTTATGtgattttgaaggaaaatgatgCAGCTGCCCGAACTGTGGATATAGTGCGTATACTGCTTTTCTATGCTCTAGATCCACTTCTTATTTCAGGAGGAGAGAAGCCTCCTGGTAGAGATATGATTGAATCATCTGCAAGAAAACTGTTTTCTGAGTTGATTGCACTGAGTGAAACATCCCCAGATCCGGTACTTCCAAAGCCTGCTGTCAAAGGACCCAAGCGAAAGGAAGACCATATAAAATTTGTGGATGATAAACTGTCTCAAGATGTTGAAATGAAGAGAGGGGATTGGATGTGTCCTAA ATGCAATTTTATGAACTTTGCTAGAAATGTACGGTGCCGGAAATGCAATGAAGATGGCCACAAAGGAGTTGGTGCAGGTGATGTTGAAATGAAAAAAGGAGATTGGACCTGTCCTGA ATGCAATTTCATGAATTTTTCTAGAAATATACGTTGCCTAAAGTGCAAAGCTGAGGggccaaagagggttagtgtAGATGAGGCTGAAATGAAAAAGGGTGATTGGACCTGCCCACA GTGTGGTTTCATGAACTTCGCTAGCAATAGGAAGTGTTTGCGATGCCCAGAGCTACGGCCTAAAAGAGAGCTAAGGCCAGGAGATTGGGAATGCCTCTc ATGTGGTTTCTTAAATTACAGCAGGAACATGGAATGCCTGAAGTGTAACGGCGAACGCCCCAAAGAAACGGTAGCTTCCGAGTACAAGGATCAGTTATGGGAGCAGCCTCGATACTAG